A single genomic interval of Festucalex cinctus isolate MCC-2025b chromosome 16, RoL_Fcin_1.0, whole genome shotgun sequence harbors:
- the pawr gene encoding PRKC apoptosis WT1 regulator protein: MATGGFKSSAATDFLEEWKAKREKMRAKMLGDIAAATGAGSSSSVGSSCRPPDEPQHPAGQLKGDSPECCTSDGGDRDREKSPSPGKSKEKKSSGPSARKGKGQIEKRKLREKRRSTGVVSMPSNESLDELDDDDAAEKDGREEEEEQLVLANTFQNEAMTADPATGYVTENLGRSVNSRTKSCSSMDEESRHRHVPHVRDATPASLDKRLEELEQELAHERHENDRLLKAQQDKDNLIDKLKEEMDLLYRDLDDVEDENEQLKQENKTLLKVVGQLTR, from the exons ATGGCAACCGGTGGCTTCAAGTCGAGCGCAGCCACCGACTTCCTGGAGGAGTGGAAGGCCAAACGGGAGAAGATGAGAGCCAAAATGCTCGGGGACATCGCCGCCGCCACTGGGGCCGGCAGCAGTAGCAGTGTCGGGAGCTCCTGCCGCCCGCCCGACGAACCGCAGCACCCGGCGGGCCAACTGAAGGGCGACTCGCCGGAGTGTTGCACCTCGGACGGCGGCGACCGGGACAGGGAAAAAAGCCCGTCGCCCGGGAAGAGCAAGGAGAAAAAGAGCAGCGGACCCAGTGCCAGGAAGGGGAAAGGACAGATCGAGAAGAGGAAGCTGAGGGAGAAGAGGAGGTCAACAGGTGTCGTCAGCATGCCGTCCAATGAG AGCTTAGATGAACTTGATGATGACGACGCTGCGGAAAAGGACgggcgggaggaggaggaggaacagCTGGTCCTGGCCAACACCTTCCAGAACGAGGCGATGACGGCGGACCCGGCCACTGGATATGTTACG GAGAACCTGGGAAGATCTGTGAATAGCCGCACTAAGAG CTGCAGCAGCATGGACGAGGAGAGCCGGCATCGCCACGTCCCCCACGTCAGAGACGCCACGCCTGCAAGTCTGGACAAGAGGCTGGAGGAGCTGGAGCAG GAGCTGGCCCACGAGCGGCATGAGAACGACAGGCTGCTGAAGGCCCAGCAGGACAAAGACAACCTCATTGACAAACTCAAAGAGGAGATGGACCTGCTCTATCGG GACCTGGACGACGTCGAAGATGAGAACGAGCAGCTGAAGCAGGAGAACAAAACTCTGCTGAAGGTGGTGGGTCAGCTGACCAGGTAG